In Zingiber officinale cultivar Zhangliang chromosome 3B, Zo_v1.1, whole genome shotgun sequence, a single window of DNA contains:
- the LOC121967855 gene encoding protein DETOXIFICATION 54-like has protein sequence MAVRKQEAGEGEAEIGGQRQLVASELKELWAMAAPITAMNCLVYLRAMVSVVCLGRLGPLELAGGALSIGFTNITGYSVLFGLASGLEPLCSQAYGSRNWDLISLSLQRAILLLLFAAIPIAFLWVHLGPILVALGQDPAITASAATYCLHSLPDLLTNALLQPLRVFLRSQGITRPMAACTAAAVLLHIPLNVLLVFVLRLGVPGVALAAVITNLNMAVFLLVYLRASCACELTWRGWSPRAALCGLTPVLRLALPSCLGVCLEWWWYEIMTVLAGYLPDPTTAVAATSVLIQTTSLMYTVPMSLAACVSTRVGNELGAGRPKRAKTAALVALGCSAAIGVLNVAWTTLLRSQWARVFTADAAVLRLSSAALPLVGLCELGNCPQTTGCGVLRGTARPSVGARINLLSFYLIGTPVAVGLAFRLRFGFGGLWYGLLTAQAVCVALILAVVLLRTDWEVEALRAKKLTASADVEVVADRSNAEEKRRLINSADD, from the exons ATGGCGGTGAGAAAACAGGAGGCGGGAGAGGGCGAGGCGGAGATCGGAGGGCAGAGGCAGTTGGTGGCGTCGGAGCTCAAGGAGCTTTGGGCAATGGCCGCTCCAATCACCGCCATGAACTGCCTAGTTTACCTGCGAGCGATGGTATCGGTGGTCTGTCTGGGTCGTCTTGGCCCTCTCGAGCTCGCCGGTGGAGCACTCTCCATCGGCTTCACCAACATCACCGGTTACTCTGTTCTCTTCGGGCTCGCCTCCGGCCTTGAGCCGCTATGCTCGCAGGCCTACGGGTCGCGTAACTGGGACTTGATCTCCCTCTCGCTTCAACGCGCCATCTTGCTCCTCCTCTTCGCCGCCATCCCCATCGCCTTCCTCTGGGTTCACCTCGGGCCCATCCTGGTTGCTCTGGGACAGGATCCCGCCATCACCGCGTCCGCCGCTACCTACTGCCTCCACTCCTTGCCGGACCTCCTCACGAACGCGCTCCTCCAGCCACTCCGCGTCTTTCTCCGCTCCCAAGGCATCACCCGCCCCATGGCCGCTTGCACTGCCGCCGCCGTCCTCCTTCACATTCCCCTCAATGTCCTCCTCGTCTTCGTCCTCCGTCTCGGCGTCCCCGGCGTCGCCCTGGCAGCCGTCATTACTAACCTCAACATGGCTGTATTCCTCCTCGTCTACCTCCGCGCCTCCTGCGCCTGCGAGCTGACGTGGCGCGGCTGGTCCCCCCGGGCGGCGCTCTGCGGCCTTACCCCCGTGCTCCGCCTCGCTCTCCCCAGCTGCCTTGGCGTCTGCCTGGAGTGGTGGTGGTACGAGATCATGACTGTGCTTGCTGGCTACCTCCCCGACCCCACCACTGCCGTCGCTGCCACATCAGTCCTCATACAGACTACCAGCCTCATGTACACTGTCCCCATGTCTCTCGCTGCCTGCGTCTCCACCAGG GTGGGGAACGAACTGGGAGCGGGGCGGCCCAAACGGGCGAAGACGGCGGCGCTGGTGGCTCTCGGATGCTCCGCGGCCATCGGCGTGTTGAACGTGGCGTGGACGACCCTGCTCCGCTCGCAGTGGGCGCGGGTCTTCACGGCGGACGCAGCCGTGCTGCGTCTCTCCTCGGCCGCGCTGCCGCTCGTGGGGCTGTGCGAGCTTGGCAACTGCCCGCAGACCACCGGCTGCGGCGTGCTGCGCGGTACCGCGCGCCCGTCCGTTGGTGCCCGCATCAACCTGCTCTCCTTCTACCTGATCGGGACGCCGGTGGCCGTGGGGCTCGCCTTCCGCCTCCGCTTCGGCTTCGGCGGGCTCTGGTACGGCCTCCTCACCGCGCAGGCCGTCTGCGTCGCGCTCATCCTCGCTGTCGTCCTCCTGCGCACCGACTGGGAGGTGGAGGCCCTGCGCGCCAAGAAGCTCACTGCCTCCGCCGACGTGGAAGTCGTCGCAGATCGTTCGAATGCGGAGGAGAAGCGTCGACTAATAAACAGTGCCGATGATTGA